AAAGTATTCAATCATGTGTTCGACAGATAGACGGAGGAATGAAAATGAAAAAGATGAGAGCAATAATAGTTTTGGTAGCCGTTTTACTGATGATAAGTGCCTGTGCAACAGATGACAATGTGGTAGAGTCTCCAACAGGTAATCAAGAAGAAGATAATGTCGTTATGGATGAGTCTGAAGAAAGTGCTGATACTGGAGATGAAACGGGCGATGGGACAGATAATGGCATGGACCCAGAAACTTATGCTTTTACGCACTTTGAGTTAGAAGTGGAGTATGCAAACGACCAAGAAATAGACATTGATTATGAGAATGAATCAGATGGTATGGAAGCTAAATATGAAAATGACTTTGAAGGAATAGACTTACGTGGTGATGAAGCGATGCAAGAGCTTGATCCTTACTTCTCTCAACTCACCTTTGATCAATCAACACCTGATAATGAAGTGATCGAGCAAGTGATTTCGGTATTTAATCTTGAGCCAGACTATGAGGAGTTTGAGTTAGAAGTAACGTTTGAAGATGGGACAAAGAAAGCGTATAAATCATAAGTATGATTCATAATGTGAAGGCGCACCTGCTCTGATGGTGTGCCTTTTTAATTGAGCCGACTTATCTCCTCATTTTTTATGAAGGAAATACATCATTCATAATGACTGAAAATTTAAAATAGACTGTTGACTATACGTCTTGTTTCGAAGTATTATTAAGTTTGCTTCCCTAATAATTCGTGTTACGAATGAATTTGAAATATAAATAAAGGAGAAAGTGGGTGGTTTGAGTGGAAACGTTCAAACGGTTAAAACGCTTTTATTGGCCGTATAAAGGTTACTTTATTTGGTCGCTCGTTGCCTTGTTAGGTGTAACGGGAATGACTGTCATGTACCCAATTATTTTACAATATACGATTGACCATGCCGTCTTAGCTGGAAACTATGATTTAATTCCTTATTTGGTCGGTGGGTTGGTTGTGGTCATGGCGATAAAAGGAGTAACGGTTTATATTCATCAATACTTAGGAGACTTATTTGGTATTACAGCCGTTCATAAGCTACGTAATTCATTATACGAGAAACTACAATATTTACCGTTTCGTTATTATGATAATGCAAAAACAGGAGACTTAATGTCACGCTTAACAGGAGATGTTGAGACGTTCCGTTTCTTCTTATCTTTCGGGTGTGCGCAGTTAGTCAACTTTGTCTTGCTAGTTGTATTAAGTATGGGTGTGATGTTTTATTACTCTGTTCCGCTAACACTCGTTACGATGGCCATGTTACCATTTTTGGCCATTGTTGTTTGGAAATTTGATAAACGCGTTCATCCTGGTTTTCAGGGGATTCGAAAATCACTCGCTAGGCTAAATACAAAGGTTCAAGAAAATATAAGCGGTGTGCATACGGTGAAAGCACTCTCGCAAGAAAGTGAAGAAATTACTCGTTTTGATCAAACAAATGATGACTACAAGCAGAAGCATTTAGATATCTCGAAAATCTGGGGGAATTACTTCCCGTTGATGGAGTTCATCGGCAATCTATCCGCGGTGTTTTTGCTCGCATTTGGAGGATATTTGGTTATACAAGGAAGCTTGCAGCCTGGGGAGTTAGTCGCTTTCTTCAGCTTGGTCTGGTATATCATTGGCCCGATTATGAACTTAGGTTTCATCATTAATATGTTCTCTCAATCAAAGGCATCGGGGGAACGTTTGTTAGAAATTTTAGATGAAGATGAACGTTTAGACGGGTTGCAAGAAGAACGAGGCGATCGACTAATTGGAGAAGTAACGTTTGAGAAAGTAAATCTACATTATGGAGAAAAAGAAAGTGCTTCGCTACATGATTTGACCTTTCAAGTGGAACAAGGACAAACGATTGGGTTAGTTGGAGCGACAGGGTCTGGAAAATCAAGTATCGCTCAATTAATTACGAGATTTTATGGTAAAAGTGCAGGGAACCTTCTTATTGATGGAAAGCCTATTGAAGAGTATGCATTGTCTCACTTACGTGAAAACATTGGCGTTGTCATGCAGGAAACGTTCTTGTTCTCTTCAACAATTCGAGATAATTTGGCGTATGGAAAACCTGATGCATCGCTGGATGACATCGTCGCTGCAGCTAAACGTGCTGATGCTCATGAATTTATCGTAGAATTACCAGATGGCTACGATACAGTGTTAGGGGAGCGAGGACTCGGATTATCGGGTGGACAGAAACAACGGATCGCTATTGCTCGTGCCATTTTGATGGATCCTAGTATTCTCATATTAGATGATGCAACAAGTGCAGTTGATATGCAAACAGAAGTAAAGATCCAGCGTGCTTTTCGTGAAGTTATGAAGGGACGGACGACATTCATTATTGCGCATCGGATCTCATCTGTGAAGCATGCTGATACAATTTTAGTATTAGAACAAGGAAAGATTATTGAGCGTGGAACGCATGAAGAACTTCTTCTAAATAAAAATGGAATGTATCGCAGAATTTATGATATTCAAAACCAAGATCAGGAATATGTGCTGCAACAAGCATAAGGAGGTGTAGCAGTCATGCAACATACAGAGAAAAAAGCTAGATTTCATTATTCAACGGAACAAATTATTGAAAAGCCGTTTAACTGGATGCAAATGATTCGATTACTTGGCTACATGAAGCCTTATGCTAAAACGTTGTTACCGAAGACTATCTTTATGATGATCTTGGCAACGGCTGTGCGGCTAACGGTTCCTATATTTATTGGTGTATACGCACTAGATCGAGCAATTGAAACGAATAATCTTACACTTGTGTACACGTATGCTGGAATCATTCTTGCTCTATACGTAGTCGCCTATGTCGCAAATGTTTTCCGCATTCGCTGGATGAATGAGTTAGGTCAATACGTTATCTTCGACATTAGACAGGCGCTGTTTAAACATATTCAACGATTATCCCATCGTTTCTTTGACAAGCGTTCAGGGGGATCGATTCTTGTTCGGGTAATTAATGATGTCAACTCGATGCAAGATTTATTCACAAACGGAGTAGTTAATTTACTCATGGACATTGTAATGCTTGTAGGGATTGTCATTATTTTATTTACTCTAAGTCCTGAGTTAGCCATTATGATTTTGATTGTTTTACCAATCATGTTCTTTATCTCAACCAAATTACGCCGTAACATCCGTCGTTCTTGGCAAACGGTTCGAGTACGTCAGTCGAAATTAAACTCACATTTAAATGAAAGCATCCAAGGTATACGCGTCACTCAAGCATATTCGCAAGAAAAAGAAAACATGGAATTCTTTAATAGAGTGAACACAGATAACTTTGAAAGCTGGAAAAACGCAACAAAAATGAATGCGATGTTTCGTCCGTTCGTTGAGATGGCAAGTGCAATTGGGGCGGTTGTCCTCATTTGGTACGGGGCCCATCTTTATCAAACCGGCGCTGTGACGATTGGTGTATTTGTCTCATTTGCGTTTTATCTCGGAATGTTTTGGGAACCAATTTCAAGACTTGGGCAAGTGTATAACCAGTTATTAGTTGGAATGGCCTCATCTGAACGTATTTTTGAATTTCTTGATGAAAAGCCTTCAGTTCCAGAGAAGAAAGATGCACGCGTTCTCCAAGATGTAAGAGGAGAAATGGGCTTTCATGGGGTAGAATTCTCTTATGATGAGAAACGTAAAGCTTTAAAAGAAGTCAACCTCACGTTTAAGGCAGGTCAAACAATTGCATTAGTAGGGCATACAGGATCAGGGAAATCGACCATTGTCAATTTGATGAGTCGATTCTATGATCCAACGAAGGGGAAAGTAACATTAGACGGGGTTGATCTTCGCGATTTAAAATTAGATGATCTCAGAGCAAATGTTAGTTATGTACTCCAAGATACGTTTATCTTTGCAGGGACTATCATGGATAATATTCGGTTTGGTCAACCGAGTGCAACCGACGAAGAAGTCATTCATGCAGCTAAGGCGATTGGAGCGCATGCATTTATTGATCGGCTGAAAAAAGGGTATGATACCGAGGTCGAAGAGAAAGGAAACGTTCTATCAGTAGGGGAGCGTCAGTTACTCTCTTTTGCTAGAGCTTTGTTGGCAGACCCTAAAATATTGATCCTGGATGAGGCAACTGCAAGTATTGATACGGAGACAGAATTAAAGATTCAAGCAGGACTAAAGAAGCTTTTGCATAATCGAACCGCGATCATGATTGCCCATCGGTTATCAACGATTCGTGATGCCGATCAGATTTTTGTGCTTGACCATGGAGATGTAATGGAAGAAGGGACACACGAGCAATTAATGGAAAAGCAAGGAATATATTTCAAGCTTGTTCAATCACAATATGCTGCGATGATTGAAGAATAATACGAAGAAAAGTCATGCACTCATCAACAGATGTGCATGGCTTTTATGTTAGGTGTTAAAGCCATCCTGTTAAAATTCCAAAAGCAACAAACCAAAAGCAAATAATATGAAAAGATTATTTTGTAGGGAGTTATTGTAAAGACGCAAAGGGAGCGACTCTCTTCATGATATAATGAAATAGTCATAGATAAAACCGTAGAAGCTTAAGCGATTAGGTATAATTAACCATATGAAGCTTTTATGGACAGATAAGGAGGGGTGTTATTGAAGAAAGAAAAATGGGCTTCTATCTTTCAAATTTGTACAGACTTACAAGTTG
Above is a genomic segment from Bacillus sp. FJAT-45037 containing:
- a CDS encoding YusW family protein; its protein translation is MKKMRAIIVLVAVLLMISACATDDNVVESPTGNQEEDNVVMDESEESADTGDETGDGTDNGMDPETYAFTHFELEVEYANDQEIDIDYENESDGMEAKYENDFEGIDLRGDEAMQELDPYFSQLTFDQSTPDNEVIEQVISVFNLEPDYEEFELEVTFEDGTKKAYKS
- a CDS encoding ABC transporter ATP-binding protein produces the protein METFKRLKRFYWPYKGYFIWSLVALLGVTGMTVMYPIILQYTIDHAVLAGNYDLIPYLVGGLVVVMAIKGVTVYIHQYLGDLFGITAVHKLRNSLYEKLQYLPFRYYDNAKTGDLMSRLTGDVETFRFFLSFGCAQLVNFVLLVVLSMGVMFYYSVPLTLVTMAMLPFLAIVVWKFDKRVHPGFQGIRKSLARLNTKVQENISGVHTVKALSQESEEITRFDQTNDDYKQKHLDISKIWGNYFPLMEFIGNLSAVFLLAFGGYLVIQGSLQPGELVAFFSLVWYIIGPIMNLGFIINMFSQSKASGERLLEILDEDERLDGLQEERGDRLIGEVTFEKVNLHYGEKESASLHDLTFQVEQGQTIGLVGATGSGKSSIAQLITRFYGKSAGNLLIDGKPIEEYALSHLRENIGVVMQETFLFSSTIRDNLAYGKPDASLDDIVAAAKRADAHEFIVELPDGYDTVLGERGLGLSGGQKQRIAIARAILMDPSILILDDATSAVDMQTEVKIQRAFREVMKGRTTFIIAHRISSVKHADTILVLEQGKIIERGTHEELLLNKNGMYRRIYDIQNQDQEYVLQQA
- a CDS encoding ABC transporter ATP-binding protein yields the protein MQHTEKKARFHYSTEQIIEKPFNWMQMIRLLGYMKPYAKTLLPKTIFMMILATAVRLTVPIFIGVYALDRAIETNNLTLVYTYAGIILALYVVAYVANVFRIRWMNELGQYVIFDIRQALFKHIQRLSHRFFDKRSGGSILVRVINDVNSMQDLFTNGVVNLLMDIVMLVGIVIILFTLSPELAIMILIVLPIMFFISTKLRRNIRRSWQTVRVRQSKLNSHLNESIQGIRVTQAYSQEKENMEFFNRVNTDNFESWKNATKMNAMFRPFVEMASAIGAVVLIWYGAHLYQTGAVTIGVFVSFAFYLGMFWEPISRLGQVYNQLLVGMASSERIFEFLDEKPSVPEKKDARVLQDVRGEMGFHGVEFSYDEKRKALKEVNLTFKAGQTIALVGHTGSGKSTIVNLMSRFYDPTKGKVTLDGVDLRDLKLDDLRANVSYVLQDTFIFAGTIMDNIRFGQPSATDEEVIHAAKAIGAHAFIDRLKKGYDTEVEEKGNVLSVGERQLLSFARALLADPKILILDEATASIDTETELKIQAGLKKLLHNRTAIMIAHRLSTIRDADQIFVLDHGDVMEEGTHEQLMEKQGIYFKLVQSQYAAMIEE